The following are encoded in a window of Candidatus Microthrix parvicella Bio17-1 genomic DNA:
- a CDS encoding SDR family NAD(P)-dependent oxidoreductase — translation MNQRFLGRRAIVTGASRGIGAGVAERLAAEGAAVALVARTVEQHDRLSGSLQETADRLAGYSVSVALVPVDLSDPEARAQVIEKASERLDGPIDILVNNAAAAMYGEVADMPLKRRRLLFELNVHAPLDLAQAAIPAMRAEREGWIVNVSSATARPWAGPPFTLGTQGATTTAYGASKAALNRMTNGLAAELHGTGIRVNTIEPRGAVLTEGAEALMGGKLRPDQMETLEQMVEAVVALCDCPAEVTGASMVSLDLLDEWGVEVRGLDGTVLESMGPGKDTRE, via the coding sequence GTGAACCAACGATTCTTGGGGCGGCGAGCAATCGTGACCGGGGCGAGCCGGGGGATCGGCGCCGGGGTGGCGGAACGGTTGGCTGCAGAAGGTGCGGCGGTGGCGCTGGTCGCTCGAACCGTCGAGCAGCATGATCGCCTGAGCGGCAGCTTGCAGGAGACGGCCGACCGTTTGGCCGGCTACAGCGTGAGCGTGGCGCTGGTGCCGGTGGATCTGTCCGATCCCGAAGCTCGGGCGCAGGTGATCGAGAAGGCGTCCGAGCGGCTGGATGGACCGATCGACATCCTGGTGAACAACGCGGCTGCGGCGATGTATGGCGAGGTCGCCGACATGCCGCTGAAACGGCGCCGGTTGTTGTTCGAGTTGAACGTGCACGCACCGTTGGATCTGGCGCAGGCGGCGATTCCGGCGATGCGGGCGGAGCGGGAGGGCTGGATCGTCAACGTGTCGAGCGCGACGGCCAGGCCGTGGGCCGGACCCCCGTTCACTCTTGGCACACAGGGTGCGACAACCACCGCCTACGGGGCATCGAAGGCGGCACTCAACCGCATGACCAATGGACTCGCCGCCGAACTGCACGGCACCGGCATCCGGGTGAATACCATCGAGCCTCGTGGGGCGGTGCTGACCGAGGGTGCCGAAGCGTTGATGGGCGGGAAACTTCGGCCCGATCAGATGGAGACCTTGGAGCAGATGGTGGAGGCCGTTGTGGCACTCTGCGACTGTCCCGCCGAGGTGACGGGTGCGTCTATGGTCAGCCTTGACCTGCTCGATGAGTGGGGGGTCGAGGTTCGGGGGCTCGACGGCACCGTGCTGGAGAGCATGGGGCCCGGCAAGGACACCCGCGAGTAA
- a CDS encoding dienelactone hydrolase family protein, protein MHEERIENGGVPARLCRPEGATGLLLLGHGGGYSKDGTRFVRLCRRYAEATGLAVACIDAIAHGERKAKDAVPGSLPRQWHSTNSPQMVRDWQTTAHALHEIGAPVAYVGFSMGALFGFPTVAAMPSIRAAVFVVSGYPDGGGIDDEPLNDLLTDSASHLQHASVLMLNTTNDHIFPVPGVHRLFHAIHAAGKQLTFWEGEHNDWSDEMITTSESFITNRAADAQP, encoded by the coding sequence GTGCACGAGGAACGCATCGAGAACGGCGGGGTCCCCGCCAGGCTGTGCCGGCCGGAGGGCGCAACCGGCTTGCTCCTGCTGGGGCACGGCGGCGGATACAGCAAGGATGGCACTCGTTTCGTTCGCCTGTGCAGGCGGTATGCCGAGGCAACCGGACTTGCCGTGGCGTGTATCGACGCCATCGCCCACGGGGAACGAAAGGCGAAGGATGCCGTTCCCGGATCGCTCCCTCGCCAGTGGCACTCAACGAACAGCCCACAGATGGTTCGTGATTGGCAGACGACTGCCCATGCCTTACACGAGATCGGGGCTCCCGTCGCCTACGTCGGCTTCTCGATGGGTGCCCTGTTCGGCTTCCCCACGGTGGCTGCCATGCCCTCGATCAGGGCCGCCGTGTTCGTCGTGTCTGGATACCCCGACGGGGGTGGCATCGACGACGAGCCGCTGAACGATCTGCTCACCGACAGCGCCTCACACCTCCAGCACGCGTCGGTGCTGATGCTGAACACGACCAACGATCACATCTTTCCGGTCCCCGGCGTGCATCGCCTTTTCCACGCAATTCACGCCGCCGGCAAGCAGCTAACGTTTTGGGAAGGGGAGCACAACGATTGGTCGGACGAGATGATCACCACCTCGGAGTCGTTCATCACCAACCGGGCGGCGGACGCCCAGCCTTGA
- a CDS encoding ABC transporter ATP-binding protein — MSDPTSNDRPTNDRPTNGRNPNAHLADLESDAETGSAADAKKVAADARASATQGPNRAAAAGMPAEKPQDLAGSVKRLAGLMGPERIGAIMVVLLAIVSVTLTVIGPKVLGRATDVIFSGIGSKGGIDYTRLHNTLLLAVGLYLVAWILSYGQNYLLAGVVQRTMSRIRTDVEEKINRLPLSYVDRQPRGDLLSRVTNDIDNVAQSLQQTLGQMLTSLFTIVGVMVMMFIISPLLALVALITIPSALFLTKFIASRSKTKFIAQWKHTGTLNAQVEESFTGHALVKVFGRQAEAEEKFNEVNEELYEASFGAQFISGIIQPAMMFLGNLNFVAIAVIGGLRVASGALSLGDVQAFIQYSRQFTQPLTQVAAMANVFQSGVASIERVFALLDVDEESPDAVVPAEIEGTVEGRVEFADVSFSYDPDRPLIRDLSLVAEPGETVAIVGPTGAGKTTLVNLLMRFYDIDSGTITIDGVDVSEMTRHHLRASMGMVLQDTWLFGGTIRENIAYGNLEASEEEIMSAAKATYVDRFVRTLPDGYDTVIDDEGGNVSAGEKQLLTIARAFLAKPAILILDEATSSVDTRTEVLIQHAMAALRTNRTSFVIAHRLSTIRDADIILVMDDGHIVEQGNHDELLAAGGAYATLYNAQFAGAAREVV, encoded by the coding sequence ATGAGCGACCCAACCAGCAACGACCGGCCAACCAACGACCGGCCAACCAACGGCAGGAACCCCAACGCGCATCTGGCGGATTTGGAGAGCGACGCCGAAACGGGTTCGGCCGCCGACGCGAAAAAGGTGGCTGCCGACGCCCGAGCGTCTGCGACCCAGGGCCCCAATCGGGCGGCTGCAGCGGGCATGCCGGCGGAGAAGCCCCAGGATCTGGCCGGGTCGGTGAAGCGGCTGGCCGGGCTGATGGGCCCGGAACGAATCGGCGCAATCATGGTGGTGCTACTGGCGATCGTCAGCGTCACGCTGACGGTGATCGGCCCGAAGGTGTTGGGGCGGGCCACCGACGTGATCTTCTCGGGCATCGGCTCCAAGGGCGGGATCGACTACACGCGACTGCACAACACCCTGTTGTTGGCCGTTGGGTTGTATCTGGTGGCGTGGATCCTCTCGTACGGGCAGAACTACCTGCTCGCCGGAGTGGTGCAACGGACGATGTCGCGTATCCGCACCGATGTTGAGGAGAAGATCAACCGATTGCCCCTGAGCTATGTCGACCGGCAGCCCCGCGGTGACCTACTCAGCCGGGTCACCAACGACATCGACAACGTGGCCCAGAGCCTTCAGCAGACCCTGGGCCAGATGCTGACCTCGCTGTTCACCATCGTCGGCGTGATGGTGATGATGTTCATCATCTCCCCGCTTCTGGCGCTGGTTGCGTTGATCACGATCCCCAGCGCACTCTTTCTCACCAAGTTCATTGCGTCACGGTCGAAGACCAAGTTCATCGCCCAGTGGAAGCACACGGGCACGTTGAATGCTCAGGTGGAGGAGTCCTTCACCGGTCACGCATTGGTGAAGGTGTTCGGCCGCCAGGCTGAAGCCGAGGAGAAATTCAACGAGGTCAACGAGGAGCTGTATGAGGCCAGCTTCGGTGCCCAGTTCATCTCGGGGATCATCCAGCCGGCGATGATGTTCCTCGGCAACCTCAACTTTGTGGCCATCGCGGTGATCGGCGGGTTGCGGGTGGCGTCGGGTGCGTTGTCGCTGGGTGACGTGCAGGCATTCATCCAGTACTCGCGGCAGTTCACTCAGCCGCTCACCCAGGTTGCGGCGATGGCGAACGTGTTCCAGTCGGGTGTGGCATCGATCGAGCGGGTGTTCGCGTTGCTCGACGTGGACGAGGAGTCTCCCGACGCGGTCGTGCCTGCCGAGATCGAGGGCACGGTAGAGGGCCGGGTGGAGTTCGCCGACGTGTCGTTCTCGTACGATCCGGACCGTCCTCTGATCCGGGACCTCTCGCTGGTTGCCGAGCCGGGCGAGACGGTGGCGATTGTGGGGCCGACGGGTGCCGGCAAGACCACGCTGGTCAACCTGTTGATGCGGTTCTACGACATTGATTCGGGCACGATCACGATCGACGGGGTCGACGTTTCGGAGATGACCCGTCATCACCTGCGGGCGTCGATGGGCATGGTGCTCCAGGACACGTGGCTGTTTGGCGGCACCATCCGCGAGAACATCGCCTACGGCAACCTCGAGGCGTCCGAGGAGGAGATCATGTCGGCCGCGAAGGCCACCTACGTCGACCGGTTCGTCCGCACCCTGCCCGACGGGTACGACACGGTGATCGACGACGAGGGCGGCAACGTTTCGGCGGGCGAGAAGCAGTTGCTGACCATTGCCCGTGCGTTCCTCGCGAAACCGGCGATTCTGATTTTGGATGAGGCGACGTCGTCGGTCGATACCCGCACCGAGGTGCTGATTCAGCATGCGATGGCGGCGCTGCGGACGAACCGCACCTCCTTTGTGATTGCGCACCGCCTGTCGACGATCCGCGATGCGGACATCATCCTGGTGATGGATGACGGCCACATCGTCGAGCAGGGCAACCACGACGAGCTGCTGGCCGCCGGCGGTGCCTATGCCACGCTGTACAACGCCCAGTTCGCCGGTGCCGCCCGCGAGGTCGTGTAG
- a CDS encoding DegT/DnrJ/EryC1/StrS family aminotransferase: MGETPRKRIDYAGSVHDEAEIAAVVEVLSGSPTALRIGKNVRKLEQLVAATFAKERGVMVNSGSSALYLAVELLRPQPGDEIITSPVTFSTDIAPMARAGVTPVFVDVTPNTYQLDTVSLEAAVTDRTTAILVPNLIGNCPDWDVIRDVADRHDLVVIEDSCDCMGATLRGTPTGARSDMSLTSFALSHIITAAGTGGMICLNDDEWIDRALKLRRWGRRSEVALWGSKRGAPVEEGERRFFSQLPDGQTYDDLFIFDELGWNFEPSELSAAFGVVQMDRLDGFLERRKRNALLLTEFFDQHPEHFVTPQLTPDVDTAWHMFPIQIRPESPIDRGDFQLHMERAGVDTRMVWTGNATRQPAFADITFKQPSGGLPNADRVMETGLVLPCNHAIDDDAVAYICETVTAALDGLAGS, encoded by the coding sequence ATGGGCGAGACACCGAGGAAGCGGATTGATTATGCGGGCAGCGTTCACGACGAGGCGGAGATCGCCGCCGTCGTCGAGGTGCTGAGCGGGTCGCCGACCGCACTTCGCATCGGCAAGAACGTGCGCAAGCTGGAACAACTGGTGGCCGCCACCTTCGCCAAGGAACGCGGCGTGATGGTGAACAGCGGCTCGTCGGCGCTGTACCTGGCGGTCGAGTTGCTGCGACCCCAGCCGGGCGACGAGATCATCACCTCGCCGGTGACGTTCTCCACCGACATCGCGCCGATGGCCCGAGCCGGGGTCACCCCGGTGTTCGTCGACGTGACGCCCAACACCTACCAGCTGGATACCGTGTCGCTGGAGGCGGCGGTCACCGACCGAACCACCGCCATCCTGGTGCCCAACCTGATCGGCAACTGTCCCGACTGGGACGTGATCAGGGACGTGGCCGACCGCCACGACCTGGTGGTCATCGAGGACAGCTGCGACTGCATGGGTGCAACGCTGCGGGGTACCCCCACCGGAGCCCGGTCCGATATGTCCCTCACCAGTTTTGCGCTGTCCCACATCATCACGGCGGCGGGCACGGGCGGCATGATCTGTTTGAACGACGATGAGTGGATCGACAGGGCGCTGAAGCTGCGCCGCTGGGGGCGCCGAAGCGAGGTGGCGCTGTGGGGCTCCAAACGGGGCGCACCTGTGGAGGAGGGCGAACGACGGTTCTTCTCGCAGTTGCCCGACGGCCAGACCTACGACGACCTGTTCATCTTCGACGAGCTGGGCTGGAACTTCGAGCCGTCCGAGCTGTCGGCTGCGTTCGGTGTTGTGCAGATGGACCGGTTGGATGGTTTCCTCGAGCGCCGCAAGCGCAACGCGTTGTTGCTGACCGAGTTCTTCGATCAACACCCCGAGCACTTCGTGACGCCGCAGCTCACCCCCGACGTCGATACGGCCTGGCACATGTTTCCCATCCAGATCCGACCGGAGTCACCAATCGATCGGGGCGACTTTCAGCTGCACATGGAGCGGGCCGGCGTCGACACCCGCATGGTGTGGACCGGCAACGCCACCCGCCAACCGGCCTTCGCTGACATCACCTTCAAGCAGCCGTCCGGTGGCCTACCCAATGCCGACCGGGTGATGGAGACCGGCCTGGTGCTGCCCTGCAATCATGCGATCGACGACGACGCCGTCGCCTACATCTGCGAGACGGTCACGGCCGCTCTGGACGGGCTCGCGGGTTCGTAG
- a CDS encoding ABC transporter ATP-binding protein — protein MLIKLLRNHLGPFKWLLVGIVFFQFLQTLGTLFLPTLNADIIDKGIANQDTPYIWRMGGVMLVITLFQVCFAAVAVYFSAKMSMGFGRDVRADLFQKVTGFSTQEVGQIGAPSLITRVTNDVQQVQMVLLMAATLMVAAPIMAIGGIILALRQDAGLSALLLVSVPALVIGVGLVLVRLVPQFRAMQERLDVVNGVLREQLMGIRVVRAFVREPFEGLRFGGANADLTETSLKAGQYMAFMFPFVMVVLNLSSVGAVWLGGSRIGAGDLQVGQLIAFLSYLIQILMSVMMATFMAVMVPRAAVSADRIQEVLDTPSSIAIPDQPVEALGRRGSLELRNVGFGYPGADSPVLEGITLNASPGQTTAIIGSTGSGKTTLLNLIPRFYDATEGEVLVDGENVREIVPELLWSRIGMVPQKPYLFSGTVASNLRFGDADATDDQLWEALEVAQAKDFVSEMDGGLDARIAQGGSNVSGGQRQRLAIARALVRKPGIYLFDDSFSALDLATDAHLRAALVPWTRDATVIVVGQRVSSIRSADQILVLEDGHQVGLGTHEQLIETCPTYLEIVESQRVEEPA, from the coding sequence TTGCTCATCAAACTGCTGAGAAACCACCTGGGCCCCTTCAAGTGGCTGCTGGTGGGCATCGTCTTCTTCCAGTTCCTCCAGACGTTGGGCACGCTGTTTCTGCCCACGTTGAACGCCGACATCATCGATAAGGGCATTGCCAACCAGGACACTCCTTACATCTGGCGGATGGGCGGCGTGATGCTGGTCATCACCTTGTTTCAGGTGTGTTTTGCGGCGGTTGCCGTGTACTTCAGCGCCAAGATGTCCATGGGCTTCGGCCGTGACGTGCGAGCCGACCTCTTCCAGAAGGTCACCGGCTTTTCCACCCAGGAGGTAGGGCAGATTGGTGCGCCGTCGCTGATCACACGGGTCACCAACGACGTGCAGCAGGTGCAGATGGTGTTGCTGATGGCCGCCACGCTGATGGTGGCTGCGCCGATCATGGCCATCGGCGGCATCATCCTGGCGCTGCGACAGGACGCCGGCCTCTCCGCCTTGTTGTTGGTGAGCGTTCCCGCCCTGGTGATCGGCGTCGGACTGGTGCTCGTCCGGTTGGTGCCCCAGTTTCGGGCGATGCAGGAGCGCCTGGACGTGGTCAACGGAGTGCTGCGGGAACAGTTGATGGGCATACGGGTGGTGCGGGCGTTCGTGAGGGAGCCGTTCGAGGGCCTGCGCTTCGGTGGCGCCAACGCAGATCTCACCGAGACCTCGCTGAAGGCCGGCCAGTACATGGCCTTCATGTTCCCGTTCGTCATGGTGGTGCTCAACCTGTCCAGCGTGGGGGCGGTGTGGCTGGGCGGAAGCCGCATCGGTGCCGGCGACCTGCAGGTGGGACAGCTGATCGCGTTCCTGTCATATCTGATCCAGATCCTCATGTCGGTGATGATGGCCACGTTTATGGCGGTCATGGTGCCCCGGGCGGCGGTGAGCGCGGATCGCATCCAGGAGGTGCTCGACACCCCGTCGTCGATCGCCATACCCGACCAGCCGGTTGAAGCGCTCGGTCGCCGGGGCTCTCTCGAACTGCGCAACGTCGGATTCGGCTACCCCGGCGCCGACTCGCCGGTTCTCGAGGGCATCACCCTCAACGCCTCACCGGGCCAGACCACCGCCATCATCGGCAGCACCGGGTCGGGCAAGACCACGCTGCTCAACCTGATCCCCCGCTTCTACGATGCCACCGAGGGCGAGGTGCTCGTCGATGGTGAGAACGTCCGCGAGATCGTCCCCGAGCTGTTGTGGAGCCGCATCGGCATGGTGCCCCAGAAGCCCTATCTGTTCTCGGGAACCGTCGCCTCCAACCTTCGCTTCGGCGATGCCGACGCCACCGACGACCAGTTGTGGGAGGCCCTCGAGGTGGCCCAGGCAAAGGACTTCGTGTCCGAGATGGACGGCGGACTCGACGCCCGCATCGCCCAGGGAGGCTCCAACGTGTCGGGCGGTCAGCGTCAACGTCTGGCCATCGCCCGTGCCCTGGTGCGCAAGCCCGGCATCTACCTGTTTGACGACTCGTTCTCTGCGCTCGACCTGGCCACCGACGCCCACCTTCGTGCGGCGCTGGTGCCCTGGACTCGGGATGCCACGGTGATCGTGGTCGGTCAGCGGGTGTCGTCCATCCGATCGGCCGATCAGATCCTGGTGCTGGAGGACGGCCATCAAGTGGGACTGGGCACCCACGAGCAACTGATCGAAACGTGTCCCACCTACCTGGAGATCGTCGAATCCCAGCGGGTGGAGGAGCCGGCATGA
- a CDS encoding PIG-L deacetylase family protein, with amino-acid sequence MIDQLVGSGLTRAMVILAHPDDEALLCGGTIAELTRIDVETTVVCFSDGAQGRDEAFKQVCTLLGAQSRLLKFETGSMRVDAELVGATDDLIRESEPQLVITHARSGIQNQDHIALHDAVRLSTRRWPSPAIVLGVEPPISSSDFDGNVFCEVGQSWASKVAAVTAYQNLLDRPYMCEEYLQTRASWWAQVAGQPGALMEAFELAVWRPAGACGVHG; translated from the coding sequence ATGATCGACCAACTTGTGGGGAGCGGGCTCACCCGCGCCATGGTCATTCTCGCTCACCCGGATGACGAGGCGCTTTTGTGTGGTGGGACGATTGCGGAGCTGACAAGAATCGATGTCGAGACCACCGTCGTCTGCTTCTCAGACGGAGCTCAAGGGCGCGACGAGGCGTTTAAACAGGTATGCACCCTCTTGGGGGCACAGAGCCGACTCTTGAAGTTCGAGACAGGGTCGATGCGGGTCGACGCCGAGCTCGTAGGTGCAACCGACGACCTCATCAGAGAAAGCGAGCCGCAGCTTGTCATCACTCATGCACGCAGCGGCATCCAGAACCAGGACCACATCGCACTACATGACGCTGTTCGTTTGAGTACGCGTCGTTGGCCAAGTCCTGCGATCGTGCTTGGGGTTGAGCCACCGATCTCTTCCTCCGACTTCGACGGCAATGTCTTCTGTGAAGTTGGGCAGTCATGGGCCTCCAAGGTTGCGGCCGTGACGGCATACCAAAACCTGTTGGACCGGCCATACATGTGTGAGGAGTACCTGCAAACGAGGGCGAGCTGGTGGGCGCAGGTCGCCGGGCAACCGGGCGCCTTGATGGAAGCGTTCGAGCTTGCAGTATGGCGGCCGGCCGGGGCGTGCGGTGTGCACGGCTGA
- a CDS encoding NUDIX hydrolase, with product MIARMPDERTVLVDTWRIAHQKTFTEFPGGAIDEGETPREAAVRELEEETGIRGTSCEVIGQVTPSTALTTETCHVCMVRDILEVGTPSTDEVDRVRLVNADRVVDELVTGGCDAVAAAAWALAGWRLPR from the coding sequence GTGATCGCTCGGATGCCCGACGAGCGCACCGTCCTGGTCGACACATGGAGGATCGCTCATCAGAAGACGTTCACAGAATTCCCCGGAGGAGCGATTGATGAGGGCGAGACTCCTCGGGAAGCTGCCGTGCGGGAACTTGAGGAGGAGACAGGCATACGCGGTACCTCCTGTGAAGTCATCGGACAGGTCACCCCGTCGACGGCCCTTACAACGGAGACGTGTCACGTTTGCATGGTGCGAGACATCCTCGAGGTCGGAACCCCGAGCACTGACGAGGTCGATCGTGTCCGACTCGTCAATGCCGACCGGGTGGTCGACGAGCTCGTGACGGGTGGGTGTGATGCGGTCGCCGCAGCGGCGTGGGCACTAGCCGGATGGCGCCTACCTCGATGA
- a CDS encoding alpha/beta fold hydrolase has translation MALTSYRNDGLTFEVDDSGGDGEVVVLLHGFPQSRTSWSKLTPHLVQAGYRVLAPDQRGYSPGARPKRRRDYAIDLLVADIVALADNAGARRFHVVGHDWGGGAAWALAERHPERLLSMTSLSTPHPRAMVAAMVRSNQALKSWYMLAFQLPWLPEAAISSKRGGTRVRQALIDAGMAPAEAESRLDMLRGGAARGALGWYRALPFAGKPAGGKIRVPTLYIYSTDDVALGGKAADLTGSYVSGPYTYEVLDGVNHWIPDVAADTIAPMILDHLA, from the coding sequence ATGGCGCTGACTTCGTATCGCAACGACGGGTTGACCTTCGAGGTCGACGACAGCGGTGGGGACGGCGAGGTGGTGGTGCTGTTGCACGGCTTCCCGCAGTCACGCACCAGCTGGTCGAAGCTGACGCCGCATCTGGTGCAAGCCGGCTACCGCGTGCTCGCCCCCGACCAGCGGGGCTACTCGCCGGGTGCGCGCCCGAAACGTCGCCGCGATTACGCGATCGACCTGCTGGTCGCCGACATCGTTGCTCTGGCCGACAACGCGGGTGCCCGACGGTTTCACGTGGTCGGCCACGACTGGGGAGGCGGGGCCGCCTGGGCGCTCGCCGAGCGTCATCCCGAACGGTTGCTGTCGATGACGTCGCTGTCGACGCCCCACCCACGGGCGATGGTCGCCGCCATGGTGCGCAGCAACCAGGCGCTGAAGAGCTGGTACATGTTGGCGTTCCAACTGCCGTGGCTGCCGGAGGCGGCGATCTCCTCGAAGCGTGGCGGCACCCGGGTGCGTCAGGCGCTCATCGATGCCGGCATGGCGCCCGCTGAGGCCGAGTCCCGCCTGGACATGTTGCGCGGCGGCGCCGCCCGCGGTGCCCTGGGCTGGTACCGGGCGCTTCCGTTTGCCGGCAAGCCCGCCGGTGGGAAGATTCGGGTGCCGACGCTTTACATCTACAGCACCGACGACGTGGCGCTGGGCGGCAAGGCCGCCGACCTGACCGGGAGCTACGTCAGCGGCCCCTACACCTACGAGGTGCTCGACGGCGTCAACCATTGGATCCCCGACGTGGCCGCCGACACGATCGCCCCGATGATCCTGGATCACCTGGCCTGA
- a CDS encoding DUF1214 domain-containing protein → MTADAMRRLLDHVGEALEEMGPFDSAQEEADAHRHLLRLCSAGLELYVERADPARPLPTVWMSPTRKFLGDSPDTIYTTVPVSPDHTYALTIQPGNAVYIGVVVYARDEPGGPVRAVSSVIDTRLESVDGRFEIKVGSDVDPDDPQGLLLDDRSFWIMVREYFSDPRNHRASTITIERTDGDITDGLPNPDDLTAGIDAAADWILSQARADAALYGLMAFPQGSSVQAEQDVEVPDDLVSLFYPTPDIAYQGCRFTLETDDQLEITFRPPACRFWSVVVSTPWFESLEQRSTPASINSATAEVDEDGKVTVVVSESNPGLANWIPLRGYRKGQVAYRVLLGESELSEATYVVGTNRRSGDSEPLAVLATTKLDGRDDGGR, encoded by the coding sequence ATGACCGCTGATGCGATGCGCCGCCTGTTGGACCATGTGGGAGAAGCGCTCGAGGAGATGGGGCCCTTCGACAGCGCGCAGGAGGAGGCCGACGCTCATCGACACCTGCTGCGGCTCTGCTCGGCTGGTCTTGAGCTGTACGTCGAGCGGGCCGACCCGGCCCGGCCGCTGCCGACCGTGTGGATGTCGCCCACCCGCAAGTTCCTTGGCGACAGCCCGGACACGATTTACACCACGGTCCCGGTGTCACCGGACCATACCTACGCCCTGACGATCCAGCCCGGCAATGCCGTCTACATCGGCGTGGTCGTCTATGCACGGGACGAGCCGGGCGGCCCGGTGAGAGCGGTGTCGAGCGTGATCGACACCAGGTTGGAGTCGGTCGACGGACGGTTCGAGATCAAGGTCGGGTCCGACGTCGACCCGGATGACCCCCAGGGCCTCCTTCTTGACGATCGGTCGTTCTGGATCATGGTGCGCGAGTACTTCTCCGACCCCCGCAACCATCGAGCGTCGACGATCACGATCGAACGAACCGACGGCGACATCACCGACGGACTCCCGAACCCAGACGATCTGACGGCCGGCATCGATGCCGCCGCCGACTGGATACTCAGCCAGGCCCGCGCCGATGCCGCCCTCTACGGGTTGATGGCCTTCCCGCAGGGATCGAGTGTTCAGGCAGAACAGGATGTCGAGGTTCCCGACGACCTGGTGTCGCTGTTCTACCCGACGCCTGACATCGCCTATCAGGGGTGTCGGTTCACGCTCGAAACCGACGACCAGCTTGAGATCACATTCAGGCCGCCGGCGTGCCGGTTCTGGTCGGTCGTGGTGTCCACCCCGTGGTTCGAGTCGTTGGAGCAGCGCTCCACCCCGGCGTCGATCAACAGCGCCACGGCCGAGGTCGACGAAGACGGCAAAGTGACCGTCGTCGTCTCGGAGAGCAACCCGGGCCTCGCCAACTGGATCCCGTTACGCGGGTATCGCAAGGGCCAGGTCGCGTATCGGGTACTGCTTGGCGAGTCGGAGCTCTCCGAGGCCACTTACGTCGTCGGCACAAACCGGAGGAGCGGGGACTCCGAACCTTTGGCAGTATTGGCAACGACCAAGCTCGACGGTAGGGACGACGGCGGGCGGTGA